The nucleotide window ACCCATATTACACCTAGGGGGTGCCATTTGTCATGAAAAACATTCAAATCTAAGCAAAAGGTTTCGAAAGGTCCTAGGCTGTCCCCAACCCATGGcatgtagagtcttgttcatgagtgtgaagcgctcCACATTTATGGATGAGAGGCTAGAGGCTTAGAAAGCTCCACTTCTTCATTATTCTAAAGTAGTGTGATACACtctaactctataaggtctctccCCTAATCCTTATCATATCCTCTACATGATATGGCTACTCATAGCACTTATGCTAGAAGAAATGTGAGggagaatgtggaacaagaagTTTCTCacaagctcctcaagttccaGTCGATCCTCTAGCCTGTAACGACTcgaaaaatgatagagtgaaactagagcctcacatgtgagtttggagtcgagaacttaatgaaatgattatatttgaatttgacccaaaaagttcttaaaaatgtgcttcggaagttaccggaaacttgtttagctgtatataaaaagatccgtttcgtttttcaaaaatccgacttcatattcttgtttagggggtcaaattgagtgggaaatgggtctaacccaaattttagagcaaccgtatcaaaatccgaaatttccaagtgaagcctttttcgagggtctactttggagggtcatatctcctagcacacaaataattgggtgacccataatatatccatggaaagccctttgagttagctacctaacgcacttcgtttcacctcattcggagttcggacgaaaaagttatgcccattttcgtaaagtCTGTCCGGCAGAGaaaggcaatttccagtagccgattttactgttcacccgccccttttttttttttaagtgttggacgaattttttttccaaagggcatatagTATTTCCTATATATCATTAgttcattcccatccctaaaaacatttccctcacttctcaaatattctctccaactcaagaagaagaagaagtgggagctaggctttggattcaagtctttcttcatcaatttcttgcaagatcatagcaaaggtatggtgatccttcatctagggttagctttcaccctagagtccATTCAAAGTTAGTTTTCAAAGgtttcaagttcttcaaaacctagGGCTTTTATTCTAACTCATGGGTTCCTTCttcaaacgttttcaaatggttattaatgacttattatgattgtattagtatttaaatgatgatttatgacgaaaatactccatgaacccatgatttctctctattcctagtttatgcctttataaAGTGGGTTGcttgataatgaatgtatatgaatcgaacttgtttaaatgtctttagattgttgaagtatgtcattactcatgcttattttatggtgtattgttggtgtattggtatgagaggcttatggccttaaaggcatagtatgagaaattgaagtgttatcatgacattgtATGAATGAGagttcaatgaagataatgtgatcatgttatgaatgtaaaggtgttgttgtaggttgttcactggtttggttgcataattactaccctattttccatgctctttgatttcattacatgccttcaaggtgtttgacaaaatgtccaactatggagaattgatgaatcgatgttttaaagcttgagttatgagatgtatggaaattccatagatgtgttgatgacactcatgaatgttgatgatagaatatgaaggattcttcaatgtAAAGTataccttggatcggtaggctaatggcacccttccattaatgataagtaatgaaccttggattcggcaggcctatggcaccctttccataaaggttaatgatgagacttgaatcggcaggcttatggcaccctttcaagaggagttaatgagctttcctaaatgtaccttgaatcggcaggcttatggcaccctttcatgtgttaaataatgtaccttgaatcggcaggcttatggcaccctttcatgtgtgatgatgtcaaagtaatgaactattctatgggaatgtaggctaagcaccgagcggatttggttagatggaaactcccccgacagttaggcatgagtttcaatgatcgtctaccttatcccataaactatgtgcccgcataggaagctagtggatccattaagctatatataccggtcttccttaggcaagtagaccacctcttttcggtgtggggactcatgacaccggattccatgacaagctctcatggtctatgtcggttaaacgcttacttcccatcatgtgagatttcattatggtttcttgacaggttctacaaagtgtaggtagtagtatgggatgctacctatacattgcacgagtaggcttggagagggtcatagtgagtttctctaaatcctaatgactgtgacatgaatgtaccctaaatgaggttattaaagaatgttggctcttaaatgcttaatatgttatgcatgttatacttgggttatattacgagttattttcccttgtcatgtcttaattaatgatatacctcttatgtatgaatattgtgcaaaggtgaaagaaaggaatgataagttactttaagtgacctaaatgtggtgccttagtatggatggtggtatgggacgtcatccatacattgcacgaggtatagcataagggtttcttgaggtgaaggtccaaggtaaaggttttcatgttgatattgtttaaaggtgatattatgacttacttgatgttatgcttgtcttgtatgtcttttatgctattgttcatgatatttcaaaaaggtggcataatgcatggtttctaactaaaatgtccctttttaagcatgttttgcatggtcatcatacttagtacattttgtgtactaacccatattcttcatatttttactataagtgtaggttccggcaagtgatccctcctagctagtttgaagtgttggattgctttcctccaagacttggtatgtcctcatggattcgaggacaagacttttaagttcttttgttcatgtaatagacttcttttgattgtaaagggccgtgtccctacttatgttttgcgactgtgtctaagatggccatgtgagacttagacttccgctgtgtgtttttaaagttgttttaagaagtttaaatgtgtggatgtaaataagtttttttttttttttccgcactattttcattattgaatgcaatgaatgactatgtggcttgtataagaccccttcggggtcgagtacgccttgttacgacttgggggtgctcccgggtcgtgacaaacatggtatcagagcataagattttggaaatgtttttttttaggatCGATGTCTCACatgccacatctagtagagtcttgttcatcggtgtgagtcgcgacacatctatgagcgagaggctataggatgctagaagttacacttctttcatattcttaaagtcgtgccttagagtgtggttctataagtgttcttatccttatccttctcttgtgtttataggatatgaatacaagaggGAGACCCGCAAGGAGAGTAGGAGAAGAGGATGTGAATGAGGAAGTTCCTCCCCAAGTTGTGCAAAATGGTCAAGGTGTGCAATGCAATCAAGTTCCTATAGGTGAGCAAGAGAATGAGGTTCCGGTGGTTCCCCCGGATATGaccaatgaagagattaggtcgGCTTTCTTAATCTTGGCCCGAGCCATGGCGGCTCAAGCGACTAGAGAtatggggcctagggtgaatgctaatgagggtactatggcttctaagttgagagactttgtgaggatgaatcctccggtgTTTCTAGGTTctaaggtgggagaggatccccaagaatttttggatgaagtgtataaggtagtgagtgctatgggggtgacttcaaGAGAAAAGGCGGAGCTTGCctcctatcaattgaaagatgttgcccaaatttggttcactcaatggaaggcTAATAGGCCGGTGGGAGCGgatcctatagaatgggaggagtttaaggaagctttccttggtaggtactttccccgtgagatgagggagtgtaaggttgaggagtttatcaatcttcggcaaggtaatatgagtgtgcaagagtattccttgaggtttacccaattgtctaagtatgccccatctttggtgtcaaaccctagggatgagatgagtaggtttgtgacCGGCGTATCCGACCTAGTCAAGGAAGAGTGCCATACGGCAATGCTCCATAatgacatgaacatttctaggctcatagtgtatgctcaatccattgaggagtccaaacttaagaggatgAATAGGAATGTGAAGAGGGGTAGATCCGATGAGCAAagtcaacctaggttcaagaagagggcTCAAGATCAAGATTTttcaagtgctcctaaggttaACCAAGATAAAGGTGGTGGATCTCAATTTTCTAAACCTACTTGCACCACTTGTGGCAAGAGGCActatgggaagtgcctagccggtactaatggatgctatggttgtgggaagAATGATCACAAGGTGAAAGATTGTCCTACTTTTACGGCTAGAGGAAGGGAGGCAAAGCAAGCTTCTAAAGATGGAACGGTTCCTATTCCTCCAAATTATGGtcgtttctatgctctccaagctagCAAGGACAAGGAAGCTAATCCGAATGAAGGCGCCGGTAAGTTTTAGTTCCTTATGGTCATGAATGTCTTGATGAGGTTTCTATGGtgttgtttttcatgtttgccttaattgggttttcttctaagtgggggatggtaggTTGAATagcaaggttgttgagagtgttgatatccttatctcattccttctattcttattcaagcttgaggccaagagttcctagtagcttgttttatgttttggagtcttgggtgaaaatgagtttccatggtctccttatgttatgcatgtcctatttgaattcttgttaaatgataaaatgagttttcataaacgTGTTCCTCgtgttgatgtgcatttagttgagttgtctatatgcttcatgaggataaatgttgaacatgcttaaATGTTGCATGAGTTGATTTATTAGGCATGCTTAAATGTGTTCTTGAGAATGTTGCATAATTGTACTTTTgtgagaaaattgcataatgtgcctaATAATTTTGGGATGAGTGTGATGTaaattggagaaggaagttcatccaatgaaatgagaaatggtaaagCTTGATGCATAAGGAATTGGTAGATGTATTCCtaatttcttgaattgcatgaagttgtTTGAGCCtcattgatgtggagttgatgtttcctccgaTATTTATGTACttgtattgatgttgtatgCATGTTGATGGGCTGTATACTTGAGTTGTTACCccttatgtgtttaaagtgtcattcgaggacgaatgttcctaagtgggggataatgtaacgactcggaaaatgatagagtgaaactagagcctcacatgtgagtttggagtcgagaacttaatgaaatgattatatttgaatttgacccaaaagttcttaaaaatgtgcttcggaagttaccggaaacttgtttagctgtatattaaaagatccgtttcgtttttcgaaaatccgacttcatattcttgtttagggggtcaaattgagtgggaaatgggtctaacccaaattttagagcaaccgtatcaaaatccgaaatttccaagtgaagcctttttcgagggtctactttggagggtcatatctcctagcacacaaataattgggtggcccataatatatccatggaaagccctttgagttagctacctaacgcacttcgtttcacctcattcggagttcggacgaagaagttatgcccattttcgtaaaatctgtccggcagaaaatgcaaattccagtagctaattttactgttcattactgttcacccgcctgaaattttttctaagtgttggaccatttttttcaaaagacttatattatttcctatataccattagttcattcccatccctaaaaacatttccctctctacaatcctccatttaagaaagtcaagaacttggagctagggcttggttTGAAGGTGGTGTCTTCATCAATtttcgtgggagatcatagcaaaggtatggtggtcttgatccttgtctaattttccattcaaggagccaaatccaaagttatttcaaagtatgaaaaatctaggttttcactcaatctcatgggttcttccaccaaatggttttaaaaggtttctaatggcactttatggttatattgttgttgtattgacgatttaagatgaaaatactccatgaacccatgatttctctctattcctagtttatgcctttatgaagtgggttgctagataatgaatgtatatgaatcaaacttgtttaaaggtctttagattgttgaagtatgtcattacccatgcttattttatggtgtattgttggtgtattggtatgtgaggcttatggccttaaaggcatagtatgagaaattggagtgttatcatgacattatacgaatgagaattcaatgaagataatgtgatcatgttatgaatgtaaaggtgttgttgtaggttgttcactggtttggttgcataattactaccctattttccatgctctttgattccattacatgccttcaaggtgtttgacaaaatgtccaactatggagaattgatgaatcgatgctttaaagtttgagttatgagatgtatggaaatccagagatgtgttgatgacactcatgaatgttgatgatataatatgaaggattcttcaatataaagtataccttgaattggtagggcttatgcatcattttcttgtataaatgattatattgttgattgttgaatccttggatcggtaggcttatggcacccttccacacatgcttataatgaaccttggatcggtaggctaatggcacccttccattaatgataagtaatgaaccttggattcggtaggcctatggcacctttccataaaggttaatgatgagacttgaatcggtaggcccatggcaccctttcaagaggagttaatgagctttcctaaatgtaccttgaatcggtaggcttatggcaccctttcatgtgttaaataatgtaccttgaatcggtaggcttatggcaccctttcatgtgtgatgatgtcaaagtaatgaactattctatgggaatgtaggctaagcaccgagcggatttggttagatggaaactcccccgacagttaggcatgagtttcaatgatcgtctaccttatcccataaactatgtgcccgcataggaagctagtggatccattaagctatatataccggtcttccttaggcaagtagaccacctcttttcggtgtggggactcatgacaccggattccatgacaagctctcatggtctatgtcggttaaacgcttacttcccatcatgtgagatttcattatggtttcttgacaggttctacaaagtgtaggtagtagtatgggatgctacctatacattgcacgagtaggcttggagagggtcatagtgagtttctctaaatcctaatgactgtgacatgaatgtaccctaaatgaggttattaaagaatgttggctcttaaatgcttaatatgttatgcatgttatacttgggttatattacgagttattttcccttgtcatgtcttaattaatgatatacctcttatgtatgaatattgtgcaaaggtgaaagaaaggaatgataagttactttaagtgacctaaatgtggtgccttagtatggatggtggtatgggacgtcatccatacattgcacgaggtatagcataagggtttcttgaggtgaaggtccaaggtaaaggttttcatgttgatattgtttaaaggtgatattatgacttacttgatgttatgcttgtcttgtatgtcttttatgctattgttcatgatatttcaaaaaggtggcataatgcatggtttctaactaaaatgtccctttttaagcattttttgcatggtcatcatacttagtacttaattgtgctaattccatatttctctattttctacaactgtaggttccggaaagtaagcgggttctatagtaagcttggaacttgaagttcttccaagatcttgtggtatgtcctcatatgtcgaggacaagacttttctattctagttttatgataaggttcttgtaatagacttaatatacttcttttgattgtaaagggtcgtgtacCTAGTATGTTTTCccgtttatgtctaagatggctaagagacttagtattccgcttgtgtacttttgaatgatgtttttaaaagtgacttttgagtcttatgggattttatttaaagagtttttaattccgcactattttacatatctaatgtgatgaatgctaagggcttgtatgagacctccgagaggtcgaatacgcatgttacgacttgggggtgctctcgggtcgtgacatagcCGAACGATTGACCAATGTGAAATTTAGGACAACATTACAAGTGTTTGCTCgagccatgacggctcaagccaaAAGGGAGGTCGTGGTTCCCGTGAACCAAAATATGGGTACGGTGGCATCTACAGTTAGGGACTTTACACGAATGAATCCTCAAAAATTCTATGGTTTCATGGTTGAGGatgatcctcaagagttcattcaTGAGGTTTACAAGGTATTGGCTATTATGGGtggaacatttcaaaaaattcatgACTATACTAGTAGCGAACTGATGAGTCCATGATGTGAACTCATTTAAGGCATgtttttgatagaattagtgtcctcaaatgcatattttctcTCAATATTTGATGTAAACCCTTAAGTTACAAGTATTTGAATtaagagacaaagcatggacactatcgagctaaaaaaaagaaataaagtggctgaaaaaaggaagaaaacacGGCTTGACGATCACCTAATCCATTAGGTGAGTTGTAGAAAGGCCTACAAtctcaccttttgttccagtgtgtaGAGCCCTGAAGGGAAatatcaagttggcgatgaaatggAGCTGTTAGCGTGTCGCCGAGTAGTTCCGTGA belongs to Solanum stenotomum isolate F172 chromosome 1, ASM1918654v1, whole genome shotgun sequence and includes:
- the LOC125861711 gene encoding uncharacterized protein LOC125861711: MNTRGRPARRVGEEDVNEEVPPQVVQNGQGVQCNQVPIGEQENEVPVVPPDMTNEEIRSAFLILARAMAAQATRDMGPRVNANEGTMASKLRDFVRMNPPVFLGSKVGEDPQEFLDEVYKVVSAMGVTSREKAELASYQLKDVAQIWFTQWKANRPVGADPIEWEEFKEAFLGRYFPREMRECKVEEFINLRQGNMSVQEYSLRFTQLSKYAPSLVSNPRDEMSRFVTGVSDLVKEECHTAMLHNDMNISRLIVYAQSIEESKLKRMNRNVKRGRSDEQSQPRFKKRAQDQDFSSAPKVNQDKGGGSQFSKPTCTTCGKRHYGKCLAGTNGCYGCGKNDHKVKDCPTFTARGREAKQASKDGTVPIPPNYGRFYALQASKDKEANPNEGAGSGK